In Aphelocoma coerulescens isolate FSJ_1873_10779 chromosome 20, UR_Acoe_1.0, whole genome shotgun sequence, the genomic window ACGCACAGCCTGAGGCAGTGGCAATGCCATTCCCTTTGGTGGTGATCAGGCAGCATTTCCTCATCTTTCCCTCCCTGTGTTCCCGCAGACATCATGGTGCTGATCGCGTCCATCGCCGTGCTGGCAGCGGGGTCCCAGGGGAACGTCTTTGCCACCTCAGCACTCAGGAGTTTGAGGTTCCTGCAGATCCTGCGCATGATCCGCATGGACCGGCGCGGCGGCACCTGGAAGCTCCTGGGCTCCGTGGTCTACGCACACAGCAAGGTGAGCAAGGCCCAGGCGAGGACGTGGAGCTGCCCTTTGCGCTCTCCCCACCAGAGACACTGCTTTGGTTCAGCTCGCCATCCCAAAGTTCTCCCAGGCCTGGGGAGATTGGAAGGACACCGTAGGTAACACACGGGAGCAACGCAGTCAGAGACACAAGGTCTGATGGAGCACTCTGACCAGtcaaggagggaagggagagagatTCCAGTCATGGAATCAATCCCTGGTGTAAGGGGATAAGTCTGGGAAGAGTttgttggtaattttttgtttcctgctgCTGTATATATGATTTTAACATTTCTCCTGCTTCCTTCACTTTCTTTTCCCCAGAGAAGCTTAGccagcttctccagcactgtgtaAAAATCGTAGGAAATCTGTGGGTCTCTTTTGTCCACCTTTGCATTAACCTAATCAGAAAATACTCACTCCTGTGGATTCTGAATGAAAACTTCCCTGCAAGTGGAGGATAGTCCATCCAGACCCAACTTCATAGCTCCTCCTCGTTTAGTGGACTGGACCTGCCCTAAGCAGAATCTCCAGGGATCTGGGGATTCCTATTTCAGTTTCAACTCCACTTCCCTGTGTGAACTGGGGAAATATCTGAGTTTTTAAAGTCTCAGTTCCAGTTCTTGCAATAATGGAGCTCTTAACACTCCCTTCTACATttgctgtgtgtgtttgtgtgattTGGTCTTCAGGCCTGGCAGAGCCACGGTCCCATCTCAGAAAGTGCCATCACTGATCTCCAGCCAAAGCCACAAAACCTAAACAAATGCAGGGGAAGTTCAGATCCAGCAGCAAGCAAGGAACTCAGCGTTTGGAGATGCGCACCAGGACTGCAAttattctcttctttcttttaatgATCTCGCAGGAGCTGATTACTGCCTGGTATATTGGCTTCCTGTGCCTCATCCTGGCCTCTTTCCTGGTGTACTTGGCCGAGAAGGGAGAAAATGAGCACTTTGATACATACGCAGATGCACTCTGGTGGGGTCTGGTAAGTAATTTCCATAGAGCAGCTGCtggttattaaaataaaatgtccaTTAACCCTCCATCTTCTATCACTTACGTGAGGTATTGACTTAGAGAGTGCTTAgttaacatttttattaaatggTTTCAGGCTGTTCCATTTAGCTCTTTTTCTTATATAAACCTCATAGAAATTGTTAGGGGATCACATTTCTGAAttagctggagctgcaggggaacTGAGAACTCATGTGCTCCCAGTCGTGGGATTGAGCTCTGTCGTGACAGAGGCAGGTCAGAGAGACATCCCACGCCACGGGGTGCTTTGATCATTGTTTTCACAAGTATTGCTGCcctttaattatttaaattgcACTTGGGCAAGGCTGGAataaattttataaaattaatGGGGCCTAAGTAGCAGAAAGACTCCAGCGGGGCGAGCACTCCCTGTCACATCTCTGCTGAAAGGGCAATACTTGTGGTTTGCTCTGCGTGTGCGTGTGCATGTGAATTATTGGATTACCCGATTACAAAGAGAGAATTAATGACGTTCTAATCTTCTTGCGTTATTGTTCTTCTGCTCCATCACTAGCTTGGCCTTGATTACAAAGCATATAATGAAAATCCCCGATCTGATCAAATCCCAATAACAGGCTTGGGGAGGAATCGGCTGATCAAGCAGCTCCTCCATTCCAACAAAGGGAAAGAGGCAGCAAATTGCTTTTCAAGCCCCTTAGTtaggacagaaaaataaaaacaaagccaaGTTTAACATAACGAGAAAATAAGCAATGAGGAAAAAGTGACAGCCCAGATTAGAGCTCAGTTTGGGGAGAAACATGGGCAGATTTATCCCTTCTGCTTCTGAGACTTTTTTGCCACTGAgaagctcaggaaaaaaaaaaaagagcttcattaaaataaataggttttgtCAGTGTCCAACTCCTGGGTCCAATACAGGCAGATGTTGAGAGATGGGATAAATCAAATATCAGGTTCAGAAAATTATCCCTTGGTTGATCTTAGTATATCCAGTACTTGTTGTCTAtagaaattacaaaaatattgCAAACCAGCTTTGCAGTGATTATGGAGAGAGTCTTGATCTGACTTTGTGTTTCAGTAAGGATTAGCCACGTCGATGTATTTTTTAACCACTTGGTCAAAACAGCATCTAATTGATAAGGCTTTTAGTGGGCCCAGTTAAAAGGCACTTTGGGATCGTACTTCCATTTGTGTAAAAGtgattttttattctaaatggaGTGCATATTTCCCATGCCACACCAGCATGGTGTCAGCTCCCATCCCTGGGGCCAGCTCTGTCCATGGAGGCTGTGTGACAGGGACAGCCTTTGGGATCAGAAGTCTCAAAGATGTTTCTAATCAGACCATCCCTCTCTGCCTTGCCCTGCCAGTCCCAGGCTCTCCAAATCCTCTTGGAAGCCTTGGGGGAATACCCAGCATTTCCCATTAGTGATGTCCATggactgcagcaggaaaggtgtCTTCCCCAACAGTTTGAAATTCAGGGGACTCTGTCTCCAACAAATCTCTCAGGTCCTTCCCCAaaacacaggcagcagcttctCAGCTCTGTCTTGGTGCCTTGCAATAACACAAACCCCATCCCTAAATGAGGTGGTGAAGGAGACATAATTCATCCTCTCAGCCTAACAGGCTGTTTTTAAATAGAGGAGGGGAGACCAGCTGATAGGCACTGCTGGGAAGACTGGGAATAAACAGCAGCAGATCTTTGTGCATGCAAATAGCTTTCCTGAGCTGCCAaaagggagtttgggggaaCGGTGCCGGTTCGCTTCCCCTGCCGAAGGCACAACCCCTCCTGGGGGAGGTTCTGAGCTGCCGCCAGCCTCTGCACCAGATGGCAGCTCTCTCTGTGACAGCAAAAGGCACCAAAACGCTCCCAACTGGTGTGAAAACCCAGCACGTGAACAGGGCAGGTGGAGCTGCCCATCCCTGCTGGGTCCCAGGGTTCCCCGGCTGCACCGTGCCTTGGACAGCTCAGGGCACGCAGTGACCCTGCTCCTCTGTGTGTCACTCGggtgttttgggaattttggctGCCCTGTTTCAGTTTTAAGGCTGTCTGACTGAGGGCTTGGCACTGCTCTCCTCCCTGCAGATCACTCTCACCACCATCGGCTATGGGGACAAGTATCCACAGACCTGGAACGGGCGGCTGCTGGCGGCGACCTTCACACTCATCGGCGTCTCCTTCTTCGCCCTTCCTGCTGTAAGTGGGAGggctgagctcacctgggcctTGTTCCCTTCCCCTGGAGCTGAGGGCACTCTAACAGCTACAATGGGATGACCTCAGAGATCTCGCAATTGTGATTCTCTGTGGCTTTTGACTCAGAAAATGAGGGAGGAAAATGGAAAGCCTGTTTGAATATCTACAACTTGGGCTCATGTGCATGAGCAAACGGGATGGCAACTTTAGATTTGGCTCTGCACAAATATTTATGGAAgcaataaaaagcattttttccccagaaggCTGTTCCTTGGGGTAATTAATGGCTTTAAgatgaaagagggtagatttagattggatattgggaagaaatccttccctgtgagagtggtgaggccctggcacagggtgcccagagaagctgtggctgccccatccctggaaatgttcaaggccaggttggatggggcttggagcaacctgggatagtggaaggtgtccctgcctatggcagggggctggaatgagatgaactttaaagtcccttccaaccaaaaccagtCTGCTATTCTCTGGTTGCACCCTTTCAGCAAATCCCCCCTGTCCCTTCGGCAGTGCATTTCAGTGTGTTAGACAGAGCTGGATTCCTGTGGGGATAATCTGCTGAATGCCAGTGTGCTGGGGTTCTTTTGTATTTTATCAGTTGGCTGGAGGTAGTTTGGGAAAATTTGCAATTCCATTGAGTGCCTGCAAAGTCTGCTGCCCCTTGGAGAGTGTCTGCTGTGGCTGCCAGGATGGaggctccttccttcctctgtgtttgaatgaaaaaatgagccagaaaaaaacctttgGAGGGAAAGCTGGCCACCATTTTAAAGTGGAAGCTTAACTAAACCCCTGCTAGCAGCAAACTGTTGTTCTCTTCCCCAGGGCATCTTGGGTTCGGGGTTTGCTCTGAAAGTTCAAGAGCAGCATCGACAAAAACACTTTGAGAAGAGGCGAAACCCAGCAGCGGGCCTGATCCAGGTGAGGGTCACATCCAAGGAGCCTTGTGGTTACATCATcctggttttggggggctttatAGACTCTTAGTAGTTGGGGAGGAGACAAACGGGGCCGTGTGCGTAAGGTGTGAGACAGCAGCTGGTGACTGGTTTTGTCTGGGAATAAATGCCAGGAAATCAACCACGGGAAAATAGCATATGTGGTAGGGAATCTAGAGAGAAAAGGGATGAAATTCAGCAAGCAGCCAGCTCAGCAGGACAAATGCATTAGGACAGTCTGTTTTCAcccattttttctccccaaagagAATATTTATACTGATATAAAGGTACAGTTGGGAGCATTTTCTTCACGAGAACAGATGTCTGTGCAGAAGGCTGGCCTTGGTGTATGTCTTGGAGAACTGAAATTAGTCATTTTACATTCCCCTACTCCCCTCTCTCCACATTTTTTACTCCTTAATGGGCACCAACACCCATTTCATTCCTGACCTCAGCCTGGCAGTGAATGCCTGGCACCCACAGCATTTTTAACTGGGCTCACATGGTCAGGAGCATCATAGTACCACCCCAAATTTGTCACTTACCAAATCAAGGAGAAGGCAGAATGCTGGATCCATCCCATAGCACTTTGTGTTGGTTGATGTTTATAAACTCAGGGGTGATTCTGGCCATGCCTGGGTGCACAATCCCACTGGGTTTTCTCCTGCACAGGCGGCTTGGAGATTTTATGCCACCAACCTGTCCCGGACGGATCTGCACTCCACCTGGCAGTACTACGAACGCACCGTCACCGTCCCCATGTACAGgtacctcctcctccagcctcctcctccactgcCTTCCTCGTGATGCCACTGTCTCCATAGTTATTTTTGTTATCTGGATATATaattttgcttatttatttacttttgttttggttgAAAAGGTTGATTTCGAGCTCCTAAGAGCTGGTatatgctttttcttttggagtttttttgctttgtattttttcattgtttttccttttgacttgattttaatttccctgttgctttgtgtttttttttttcttcccatgtcTTTGTGTGTGTACACGCTCTTCTTTTCACCTTTATTTCTCCACGCCTGCTGGTAGTTGCATTGTGTTGTGACAGTTGCCGTGCCCAGGTGTGAAGATCTCCCTCCAAGCTGCCCTGGATCATAGGTAAACACCACCCTCACCCTAcctgcagctccttgtgccTTCTCAGGCTCTCCTTGCTGGTCCAACTGGTCTCTAATGGTCCTTCTGCCTTTCAGCAAacttctctccctcccttgACCAGCCTGGCACTCTGTCTGGTGCATTTCCCCTGGgtcctcctttcctttcttttccttttttttttccaagaggagGAAAGCTAACTCGGGGTTCAGGGAGGGTTTTCCCATTTCTTGTATCTCATTTACCCATCCCAGTGTGTTGACACAAGCAGGGAATGCTGTTGGAGCTGTGATGGATGAGGCTGCTGAACACCAGACTGTTTTAGCCTCACCCTACCTGCAGTAAAACCAGGCAGGTTTTTAAGGTTAAACCACACATGTtagagcagtgctgtgggaatTCACAGCTTCCTGGGAGTTGGAGCTTCATGGAGCTGGGGACAGAGTCCCTTGCCATGCTTCCCAGCCCTCCAGGACATGGGGAAGTCCTTCATGTCCCCTCTGGGCCTGGTGGCTTCCTCAGAAGctaaaatgcacaaagttctATTCATTTTCACCCCACGTTGCCCTGCATCCTGGGCAGGGCCATGCATCCCTTCCTGGTGTATTATTAGGGGCTCTCCATGACTCTCTGTGTTTGTAGAATGGTTGGATGGGTTTGTTAGATATTCCTGCAGTTCTATGGGGTTCTGTTGGGCATGAtggggctccctgtgccccatctCCATGCTCCCATGCAGGGCTGTGGTCCAGCACTGGGCTGTGCCACTGCAGGAATAATCCCTTCCTGTTTTCCTGTATTCCTGGTGCCTTTTAGCCCTCAGGCAGACAGCCTGGATGTATTTCCTGGGGTAAGCTTAGGCCTGTATTTTGAACACAGCAGCCAGCCTCTTAATCCATCATAAAAACCTGTTGGGAGTCCCATTGTTGTGGTCAGTAATTTCTCCTTGGATTCATTCCCAGTGTGTGTCTGATTGGTTGCTTTTTCCCTAGAAATTTATGAACCAACTTCAAGATTTTgtctaaaaaccccaaaacaacaaaaacccaacagaacagAAGCAAGATGTTTTCCAATAGCATTAAACCCACCCATTGAAACTCTCCCTCCCAGTACCCGACCTTCTGGCTGTACCTTTGCAGCACTGCCTGGGATCAGCTACTggagaggatgaggatggagctTGGCCCAAAGTCCACTGCAAAATGCAGGCATTCAGGGCTTGTTTTCAGTGGACTTTGCCAGATTTTACTGCTCTTTGAAACACTGAACTTACCATGCAGCCAGACATGCAGCGACACCCTTTTGATTACCTGGTACTCAACCCCCTTGTTAAAACCTGTATTTCCATGGAGCTAATATGCAGGAAGAAATCTGAGCTAAAGATCTCCAGAAAGGGCTAAATAAAACTctggggaggagaaagagaaaaaaaaatgtagtttgAAGAGTCTGCTTATCTTGAGTAAAAAGCTAGGACAGATTTGTAGCTGGGTTGTAGCAGTTCTGCTGGCTGCTGGTGTGGGTGCtgctcagccccacacagcagTGTCACCCTGGCCTTCCTTAGGCATGGATTTCTCTGCACTCCAGCTTCTCCCTTAAATCCCAGCTCCTGTTTGAACACAGATCAGGTGAACATCACCTGGGCAAGTGAGCAGTGGGTGCACCAATGGATTCAGCCCTCAGTGAAACTGCTTTTTTTACCAAAAAAGCAGTGAAACCCTTCTGAGTTTTTGAATGctgtcaaataaataaataggatttaaaaacaacaacaaaaaagggagCAACTGTATGTTCTGGCTGCAGCTTGCATCACTCACACTGTCCATCTCTCCTTGCCTCCCCACTTCCCCAAGCCAGCTGGCAGGCACTGGCAGCCCTGTGCtgatcctggtgctgctgcagccataGCAGCACGTCAAGCCCAGCAGCCCCTTAAGGCCATGGCTGCTGACATGTGGCTGCAATGCACAGTGTGGTTTGGAAGTGGGCTGTAGGAACACAAAATCCCCCTCTCTGGTGTCCGGGGATGATCTGCAGTCACCATGACCTCGGCATCCTTTCTGCTCAATACTGAGCTGCTTATTCCTCATAGCAGGAGCCTGTGCCTTTAGCTTGTCTCTCTTTCCAAGGCATCTCTGGAAAGGCTTGGCTGCTTGATATGAGAAAATTGTTACACGTGCCTTGGAGGAGCTCACATGGCTCCAGAACATCACTCCAGTCACTGCAATAGAGCTATTCTGACTTGTCTGGGGAAAATGTGGTGGCCTCTGAGAGAATTCCAGATTTCATCTTTAAATTCAAAATGTGACAGAacaaaattttgaaatattcaCAAGGCTTCTCTGTGTGCAGGTGTGGTTTGGGTTGTGATGCACAAGTGGCTTGGTGCACCCAGGCACCATAAATAACCTGTTCTGTATCAGCCACtggatttattggaaaaaaatctgctgttaTTGTCACTCATGAGAGCAGGGCCTTGATTGGAACTACAATCATGTACTGGTCTTCActaaaaaataaccaaacccATGGGCACATCCTGCCCattcagcagcccagcccagggagtCTCTGGCTGGTGGGGCTGAGGGCTGCGGATGTCCCATGGAGGGTCTCTGGGAGGCCCCCACACTTTCCCTGGCCCGTGGTGCCCATTTGCTCTCGGAGCAAGGTGCCAGCTGCCTGTCCCCGAGGGTGACACGGGTGTGCcgtggctcctgagccagccacAGCGGGAGCCAGCTCAGCCCACGCTCCCGTGCTCACCTGTGAGCTTGGCCACAGCATCTGCTCCCGGGGACACACTTCGTTCATATGctaattttctttattctgtttcttttcccctctcctccaccccaactttcccccctgtttttctttctcttacccctttggttttctttggtgAAAACACTTGAAAAGCACGCAAACGCAAACGTATGGTGCCTCCAGGTATGAAGTGCATGTGACTCTGAAAGTGTGTGTCATGTCACTCCTTGTTCTTCATTTGGGACTGTAACATGCAAAgccttgaattaaaaaaaaaaaaaagaaaaaaaaacaaaaaaaaaaaaaaaagaaagaaacctttGAAGATGAGTTTTTTTCCAAGGAATGAGTGAAAGCCCAAAGCAGACGCGCCCTCCTGCTGCTACTGACTAACCCCCTGCACCTCCATGTACATTTTAGCTATTGGTACACACAAGTGTTGGGAAACTCTGCCAAAATGATGATGTAAGGAAGGAGAATGGGAGCGCGCTTAATAAGCTTGCTTTGTTAAGGATGATTTCTTGATGGTCTCCCCCAATCCATGCAACACTTAACAAGAAAACATCCCCAGTCATCTTCCATTTCCCTCTGCCCTCACTCCCGTGTGTTCCCTCTCTCCAGCCCTCTTCTCCCATCCTTCATTGTGTCATTTCtctggctctgtgctgcaggagtTGTGCCCACCTGGTAATACTGGCTTTGAGTTTGCTGGTGTGGTGGCACCCCAGGGCACATCAGTGGTAGCACAGATTAAAACCTCCATAGCAGCTGTGCCTGCTTTTGAGGGTaaaacctggagaagagaaagatcTGGGATGCCAAACTGATATGATCATTCATTTCTTCGAGTAATCCAATCTGATTTTTGGGGAAAGAATGCTTCATCTCAGCAGGACTTTTCCATTTCAGTTTTTAGTTCCAAGGCCCATCTAGAGCTAAGCAGTTATTAGCCACAGTTATTCAATCTGGGACTTAACCTTTTGGGGTCAATCCCAGTGCAAAGTCCTGGATATGTCTGTGTAAGATTTATGATAAATAATATTATCTCAGGTTCTGCAGAAAGGAGTAGATTTGCAAATCACAGGCGTATTTTATGTAAGATGGGTATCTGaaggtgtagtcaagttaataTTTTAAGATAGGGAATAAATGACTTGCATTTCAAGATTGCAGGCCAAGCTTTGTTCTTAGAGCAGCTTAAATCCTCACTAGATGCAGTAATGCCACTAGAGCTGATGTGATTTAGTGTCTGATTTCGAAACCTGGTTCCAGTTTTCACAGATGCAAGTTTTACAGCCTTAGTAAATCACATTTACTGCTCTGTGTGCTTAATTTATAGCAAATTGCATGAATGAACTGCAAGTATAATATTAAGAATATATTTTCCTGTTGTGCTGAACATCAGCCTGTTTTAAGAATCAGACATTTTTCTACTGCTGGGAGAGGAATAAGTATGTGCCACTTCCATTTCATTTGTTGTAATAAAGTATTTTATAAGCTTCATAAATGTTCTCAGTCATGAAAAATAGCTTCAGCCGGAGACATAAAGTCATGGTTAGGGCAAAAATTGGCTGCTCATAGGAActccagcactgcagggagGCTCATTTAggttcccatcccattccagcaCCCATCTCCTTGTCACTGCCTCCCTACTTGTTCATACTGGGACTGTTCCAAAAAATCATCGTGGTGTCCGCGTGCGTGCCGTGGTGTGTCTGTGTAGCTCCCACtgtgtcctgtgctgctgccctccTCGTGTCGTGGGGTTCTGGTGGTGTCCTGGCCCGAGGCATGATCTCCCTCCTGTCCCCTAATGCTTGAAAGTTGTCTGTGCTCCCAGGAACAGCGGATCCGCCTTTCCCTGTGGATGTGGGAGCCGGCACCCAGAGTTAGCGTGGCCTTTCTCTGTGCTGTACTGGGAGGGGTGATGGAGGCAGCTGGGGggacctgcagcagctcagaagTGTTGCTGTGGTGGGTGGCATGAGCTGTGTGTGTCCTGTGGTGTGCAGATTCCTCACCCAGCTCCCCCTTAACCGGAACGTGCTTTCCTTGCTAACCAGTGACACACggaccaggaggagagagagaaaatgtgaGGAGCCCCAGCCAGAGGTTCTTTCTGCACCTGGCATGGTGGCACCTGCGTCCCCTGTG contains:
- the KCNQ2 gene encoding potassium voltage-gated channel subfamily KQT member 2 isoform X7 gives rise to the protein MVQKSRNGGVYPGPAAEKKLKVGFVGLDPGAPDSSRDGALLIAGSESSKRGSILSKPRSGVSGSGKPPKRNAFYRKLQNFLYNVLERPRGWAFIYHAYVFLLVFSCLVLSVFSTIDEYQNSSEGALYILEIVTIVVFGVEYFVRIWAAGCCCRYRGWRGRLKFARKPFCVIDIMVLIASIAVLAAGSQGNVFATSALRSLRFLQILRMIRMDRRGGTWKLLGSVVYAHSKELITAWYIGFLCLILASFLVYLAEKGENEHFDTYADALWWGLITLTTIGYGDKYPQTWNGRLLAATFTLIGVSFFALPAGILGSGFALKVQEQHRQKHFEKRRNPAAGLIQAAWRFYATNLSRTDLHSTWQYYERTVTVPMYRYLLLQAVALCCDSCRAQV